In Streptomyces chartreusis NRRL 3882, the following are encoded in one genomic region:
- a CDS encoding M23 family metallopeptidase encodes MAFTRATGKHRRPSRMQRGTARAAGVAALATTGVIGTVAAPAFAAEPAVEQTGLTPVVTMGDTVAQQIDAQAAAQKQAAEEAAAKKKAEEAARERAAEAAKEAKEAAEKAREAKERAAREAERKRLNTFVPPISGSYVSTGYRASSGLWSSGSHTGVDFHAASGTPVHAVGMGTVVEAGWGGSYGNQIVIKMNDGTYTQYGHLSSISVSVGQRVTPGQQIGLSGATGNVTGPHLHFEARTSPEYGSDIDPVAYLRSHGVNV; translated from the coding sequence ATGGCGTTCACCCGCGCCACCGGGAAGCATCGTCGTCCCAGCCGGATGCAGCGCGGCACGGCCCGCGCGGCGGGCGTCGCGGCCCTCGCCACCACCGGTGTCATCGGCACCGTGGCCGCCCCGGCCTTCGCCGCAGAGCCCGCCGTCGAGCAGACCGGCCTCACCCCCGTCGTCACCATGGGCGACACCGTGGCCCAGCAGATCGACGCCCAGGCCGCCGCCCAGAAGCAGGCCGCCGAGGAGGCCGCCGCCAAGAAGAAGGCCGAGGAGGCCGCCCGCGAGCGGGCCGCCGAGGCGGCCAAGGAGGCCAAGGAGGCGGCCGAGAAGGCGCGCGAGGCCAAGGAGCGCGCCGCCCGCGAGGCCGAGCGCAAGCGCCTCAACACTTTCGTGCCCCCGATCTCCGGCTCGTACGTCTCCACCGGCTACCGGGCCAGCAGCGGGCTGTGGTCCTCCGGCAGCCACACCGGCGTCGACTTCCACGCCGCCAGCGGCACTCCCGTCCACGCGGTCGGCATGGGCACGGTCGTCGAGGCCGGCTGGGGCGGCTCCTACGGCAACCAGATCGTGATCAAGATGAACGACGGCACGTACACCCAGTACGGCCACCTGTCGTCCATCAGCGTCTCGGTGGGCCAGCGGGTCACCCCCGGCCAGCAGATCGGCCTGTCCGGCGCGACCGGCAACGTCACCGGACCGCACCTGCACTTCGAGGCCCGTACCAGCCCCGAGTACGGCTCCGACATCGACCCCGTCGCCTACCTCCGCTCGCACGGTGTGAACGTCTGA
- a CDS encoding M16 family metallopeptidase: MTELATMDFHPQPQAGEAKPWAFPAPERGTLGNGLTVLRCHRPGQQVVAVEVLLHAPLDAEPAGLDGVATIMARAFSEGTDKHSAEDFAAELERAGATLDAHADHPGVRLSLEVPASRLAKGLGLIADALRAPAFADSEVERLVRNRLDEIPHELANPARRAAKELSKELFPADSRMSRPRQGTEETVAAIDSAAVRAFYERHVRPATATAVVVGDLTGIDLDALLGDTLGAWTGSAAEPRPVPPVTADDTGRVVIVDRPGAVQTQLLIGRIGPDRHDRVWPAQVLGTYCLGGTLTSRLDRVLREEKGYTYGVRAFGQVLRSAPDGTGAAMLAISGSVDTPNTGPALQDLWTVLRTLAAEGLTDAERDVAVQNLVGVAPLKYETAAAVASTLADQVEQHLPDDYQATLYRQLAATGTVEATAAAVSAFPVDRLVTVLVGDAAQIKGPVEALGIGEVSVVAAE, from the coding sequence GTGACCGAGCTCGCCACGATGGACTTCCACCCCCAGCCGCAGGCGGGCGAGGCCAAGCCGTGGGCCTTCCCGGCCCCCGAGCGCGGCACGCTCGGCAACGGCCTGACGGTCCTGCGCTGCCACCGCCCCGGCCAGCAGGTCGTCGCCGTGGAGGTGCTGCTGCACGCGCCCCTGGACGCCGAACCGGCCGGCCTCGACGGCGTGGCCACGATCATGGCCCGGGCCTTCTCCGAGGGCACCGACAAGCACTCCGCCGAGGACTTCGCCGCCGAGTTGGAGCGCGCGGGCGCCACCCTCGACGCGCACGCCGACCACCCCGGCGTCCGGCTCAGTCTGGAGGTGCCGGCCTCCCGGCTCGCCAAGGGGCTCGGCCTGATCGCCGACGCCCTCAGGGCGCCCGCGTTCGCGGACAGCGAGGTCGAGCGGCTGGTCCGCAACCGCCTCGACGAGATTCCGCACGAGCTGGCCAACCCCGCCCGCCGTGCCGCCAAGGAACTCTCCAAGGAGCTGTTCCCGGCGGACTCGCGCATGTCGCGGCCCCGCCAGGGCACCGAGGAGACGGTCGCCGCGATCGACTCCGCGGCCGTACGCGCCTTCTACGAGCGGCACGTCAGGCCCGCCACGGCCACCGCCGTGGTCGTCGGCGACCTCACCGGCATCGACCTCGACGCCCTGCTCGGCGACACGCTGGGCGCCTGGACGGGCTCGGCGGCCGAGCCGCGCCCGGTGCCGCCGGTGACCGCCGACGACACGGGCCGGGTCGTCATCGTGGACCGCCCCGGCGCCGTCCAGACGCAGCTGCTGATCGGCCGGATCGGCCCGGACCGGCACGACCGCGTGTGGCCCGCGCAGGTGCTCGGCACGTACTGCCTCGGCGGCACCCTCACCTCCCGCCTGGACCGCGTCCTGCGCGAGGAGAAGGGCTACACCTACGGGGTGCGGGCGTTCGGCCAGGTCCTCAGGTCCGCCCCGGACGGGACCGGTGCCGCGATGCTCGCCATCAGCGGCTCCGTGGACACTCCCAACACCGGCCCCGCCCTCCAGGACCTCTGGACGGTGCTGCGCACCCTCGCCGCCGAGGGGCTGACCGACGCCGAGCGGGACGTCGCCGTGCAGAACCTGGTCGGCGTGGCGCCGCTGAAGTACGAGACGGCGGCGGCCGTCGCGAGCACGCTGGCCGACCAGGTCGAGCAGCATCTGCCCGACGACTACCAGGCCACCCTGTACCGGCAGCTCGCCGCGACCGGCACCGTGGAGGCCACCGCGGCGGCCGTCAGCGCCTTCCCGGTGGACCGTCTGGTGACCGTGCTCGTCGGTGACGCGGCGCAGATCAAGGGCCCGGTCGAGGCCCTGGGCATCGGCGAAGTCTCCGTCGTGGCAGCCGAGTAG
- a CDS encoding M16 family metallopeptidase: protein MPMGHTATAQAGSGGLTATEHRLANGLRVVLSEDHLTPVAAVCLWYDVGSRHEVKGRTGLAHLFEHLMFQGSAQVKGNGHFELVQGAGGSLNGTTSFERTNYFETMPAHQLELALWLEADRMGSLLAALDDESMENQRDVVKNERRQRYDNVPYGTAFEKLTALAYPEGHPYHHTPIGSMADLDAATLEDARAFFRTYYAPNNAVLSVVGDIDPEQTLAWVEKYFGSIPGHDGKPAPRDGTLPEIIGEQLREVVEEEVPARALMAAYRLPHDGTRACDAADLALTVLGGGESSRLYNRLVRRDRTAVAAGFGLLRLAGAPSLGWLDVKTSGDVEVPVIESAIDEELARFADEGPTAEEMERAQAQLEREWLDRLGTVAGRADELCRYAVLFGDPQLALTAVQRVLEVTAEEVQEVAKARLRPDNRAVLVYEPVADEAGDAETAEDADTTEDTAAAALNENEEAAK from the coding sequence ATGCCCATGGGTCACACGGCCACAGCCCAGGCAGGCTCCGGGGGCCTGACAGCGACCGAGCACCGCCTGGCCAACGGCCTGCGCGTGGTGCTCTCCGAGGACCACCTGACCCCGGTCGCGGCGGTGTGCCTCTGGTACGACGTCGGCTCGCGCCACGAAGTCAAGGGGCGTACCGGCCTGGCTCACCTTTTCGAGCACCTGATGTTCCAGGGTTCCGCCCAGGTGAAGGGCAACGGCCACTTCGAGCTCGTCCAGGGCGCGGGCGGCTCGCTGAACGGCACCACCAGCTTCGAGCGGACCAACTACTTCGAGACGATGCCCGCCCACCAGCTGGAGCTCGCCCTCTGGCTGGAGGCCGACCGCATGGGCTCCCTGCTGGCCGCCCTCGACGACGAGTCGATGGAGAACCAGCGGGACGTCGTCAAGAACGAGCGCCGCCAGCGCTACGACAACGTCCCCTACGGCACCGCCTTCGAGAAGCTGACCGCCCTCGCCTACCCGGAGGGCCACCCCTACCACCACACCCCGATCGGTTCGATGGCCGACCTGGACGCGGCCACCCTGGAGGACGCGCGCGCGTTCTTCCGCACCTACTACGCGCCGAACAACGCCGTGCTCTCCGTCGTCGGCGACATCGACCCGGAGCAGACCCTGGCCTGGGTGGAGAAGTACTTCGGCTCCATTCCCGGCCACGACGGCAAGCCCGCGCCCCGGGACGGCACGCTGCCGGAGATCATCGGCGAGCAGCTGCGCGAGGTCGTCGAGGAGGAGGTCCCGGCGCGCGCCCTGATGGCCGCCTACCGACTGCCGCACGACGGCACGCGCGCGTGCGACGCGGCCGACCTGGCCCTGACCGTCCTCGGCGGCGGCGAGTCCTCCCGCCTGTACAACCGTCTGGTGCGGCGGGACCGTACGGCCGTGGCGGCCGGCTTCGGCCTGCTGCGGCTCGCCGGGGCGCCCTCCCTGGGGTGGCTGGACGTGAAGACGTCCGGTGACGTGGAGGTCCCGGTCATCGAGTCGGCCATCGACGAGGAGCTCGCCCGGTTCGCCGATGAGGGCCCCACGGCCGAGGAGATGGAGCGCGCCCAGGCCCAGTTGGAGCGCGAGTGGCTGGACCGGCTGGGCACGGTCGCCGGCCGCGCCGACGAACTGTGCCGGTACGCCGTCCTGTTCGGCGACCCGCAGCTCGCCCTGACCGCCGTGCAGCGCGTGCTGGAGGTGACGGCCGAGGAGGTCCAGGAGGTCGCCAAGGCCCGCCTGCGGCCCGACAACCGCGCGGTGCTCGTCTACGAGCCCGTCGCCGACGAGGCGGGCGACGCGGAGACCGCCGAGGACGCCGACACCACCGAGGACACCGCAGCCGCGGCCCTGAACGAGAACGAGGAGGCGGCCAAGTGA
- a CDS encoding DNA gyrase/topoisomerase IV subunit A, producing the protein MARRSTKTPPPDDSYEERILDIDVVDEMQGSFLEYAYSVIYSRALPDARDGLKPVHRRIVYQMNEMGLRPERGYVKCARVVGEVMGKLHPHGDSSIYDALVRMAQPFSMRVPLVDGHGNFGSLGNDDPPAAMRYTECRMAEATSLMTESIDEDTVDFNPNYDGQEQEPVALPAAFPNLLVNGASGIAVGMATNMPPHNLREVIAAARHLIRYPNADLDALMKHVPGPDLPTGGRIVGLSGIRDAYETGRGTFKIRATVSVDNVTARRKGLVVTELPFTVGPEKVIAKIKDLVGSKKLQGIADVKDLTDREHGLRLVIEIKNGFVPEAVLEQLYKLTPMEESFGINNVALVDGQPLTLGLKELLEVYLDHRFDVVRRRSEFRRGKKRDRLHLVEGLLTALLDIDEVIRLIRSSENSAQAKQRLMEQFSLSEVQTQYILDTPLRRLTKYDRIELETEKDRLNAEIEELTRILDSDTELRKLVSTELATVAKKFGTDRRTVLLESGGAPVATVPLQVADDPCRVLLSSTGLLARTANGEPFAEDAGAKRVKHDVIISAVPATARGEVGAVTSAGRLLRLNVIDLPQLPESMATPNLAGGAPLAEFVSLEDDETVVCLTTLDESSPGLALGTEQGVVKRVVPDYPSNKEELEVITLKEGDRIIGAVELRTGEEDLVFITDDAQLLRFQASQVRPQGRPAGGVAGIKLSEGAKVISFTAVDPAVDAVVFTVAGSRGTLDDSVQTTAKMTPFDQYPRKGRATGGVRCQRFLKGEDCLSLAWAGPAPALAAQKNGTPADLPEMDPRRDGSGVSLAKTVAVVAGPV; encoded by the coding sequence ATGGCCCGCCGCAGCACGAAGACCCCGCCGCCCGACGACTCGTACGAGGAGAGAATCCTCGACATCGACGTCGTCGACGAGATGCAGGGCTCCTTCCTCGAGTACGCGTACTCGGTCATCTACTCCCGCGCCCTGCCCGACGCGCGCGACGGCCTCAAGCCGGTGCACCGCCGCATCGTCTACCAGATGAACGAGATGGGCCTGCGCCCCGAGCGCGGGTACGTCAAGTGCGCCCGCGTCGTCGGCGAGGTGATGGGCAAGCTGCACCCGCACGGCGACTCGTCGATCTACGACGCCCTCGTGCGCATGGCCCAGCCCTTCTCGATGCGCGTCCCCCTGGTCGACGGCCACGGCAACTTCGGCTCGCTGGGCAACGACGACCCGCCGGCGGCCATGCGGTACACCGAGTGCCGGATGGCCGAGGCGACGAGCCTGATGACGGAGTCGATCGACGAGGACACCGTCGACTTCAACCCGAACTACGACGGCCAGGAGCAGGAGCCGGTGGCGCTGCCTGCCGCCTTCCCGAACCTCCTGGTCAACGGCGCCTCGGGCATCGCGGTCGGTATGGCCACGAACATGCCGCCGCACAACCTGCGCGAGGTGATCGCCGCAGCCCGCCACCTGATCAGGTACCCGAACGCCGATCTCGACGCCCTGATGAAGCACGTCCCGGGCCCCGACCTGCCCACCGGCGGCCGCATCGTCGGCCTGTCCGGCATCCGGGACGCGTACGAGACGGGCCGCGGCACGTTCAAGATCCGGGCGACGGTGTCCGTCGACAACGTGACGGCCCGCCGCAAGGGCCTCGTGGTCACCGAGCTGCCCTTCACGGTGGGCCCGGAGAAGGTGATCGCCAAGATCAAGGACCTGGTGGGCTCGAAGAAGCTCCAGGGCATCGCCGACGTCAAGGACCTCACCGACCGCGAGCACGGTCTGCGCCTGGTCATCGAGATCAAGAACGGCTTCGTGCCGGAGGCGGTCCTGGAGCAGCTGTACAAGCTGACGCCGATGGAGGAGTCCTTCGGCATCAACAACGTCGCCCTGGTCGACGGCCAGCCGCTCACGCTGGGGCTGAAGGAGCTGCTGGAGGTCTATCTCGACCACCGCTTCGACGTCGTGCGGCGGCGCTCGGAGTTCCGCCGCGGCAAGAAGCGTGACCGGCTGCATCTGGTCGAGGGTCTGCTGACGGCCCTGCTGGACATCGACGAGGTCATCCGCCTCATCCGCTCCAGCGAGAACTCCGCGCAGGCGAAGCAGCGCCTGATGGAGCAGTTCTCGCTGAGCGAGGTGCAGACGCAGTACATCCTCGACACGCCGCTGCGCCGCCTGACCAAGTACGACCGCATCGAGCTGGAGACGGAGAAGGACCGGCTCAACGCGGAGATCGAGGAGCTGACCCGGATCCTCGACTCGGACACGGAGCTGCGCAAGCTGGTCTCCACCGAACTGGCCACCGTCGCCAAGAAGTTCGGCACCGACCGGCGTACGGTTCTGCTGGAGTCGGGCGGTGCCCCGGTGGCCACCGTGCCGCTCCAGGTGGCCGACGACCCGTGCCGGGTGCTGCTGTCCTCGACGGGTCTGCTGGCCCGTACGGCGAACGGCGAGCCGTTCGCCGAGGACGCCGGCGCCAAGCGCGTCAAGCACGACGTGATCATCTCGGCGGTACCTGCCACCGCGCGTGGCGAGGTGGGCGCCGTCACCTCGGCCGGCCGGCTGCTGCGGCTGAACGTGATCGACCTGCCCCAGCTCCCGGAGTCGATGGCGACCCCGAACCTCGCGGGAGGCGCCCCGCTGGCGGAGTTCGTCTCCCTGGAGGACGACGAGACGGTGGTCTGCCTGACGACGCTCGACGAGTCGTCGCCGGGCCTGGCGCTCGGCACGGAACAGGGCGTGGTCAAGCGGGTGGTGCCGGACTATCCGTCCAACAAGGAGGAGCTGGAGGTGATCACCCTCAAGGAGGGTGACCGGATCATCGGCGCCGTCGAGCTGCGCACCGGCGAGGAGGACCTGGTCTTCATCACCGACGACGCCCAGCTGCTGCGCTTCCAGGCGTCCCAGGTCCGGCCGCAGGGCCGCCCGGCCGGCGGCGTGGCCGGCATCAAGCTCTCCGAGGGCGCGAAGGTCATCTCGTTCACCGCGGTGGACCCGGCCGTGGACGCCGTGGTCTTCACCGTCGCCGGCTCGCGGGGCACGCTGGACGACTCCGTGCAGACGACGGCCAAGATGACCCCGTTCGACCAGTACCCGCGCAAGGGTCGCGCCACCGGCGGCGTCCGCTGCCAGCGGTTCCTGAAGGGCGAGGACTGCCTGTCCCTGGCCTGGGCGGGCCCGGCCCCGGCGCTCGCGGCGCAGAAGAACGGCACCCCGGCCGACCTCCCGGAGATGGACCCGCGGCGTGACGGCTCGGGCGTGTCCCTGGCGAAGACGGTGGCGGTGGTGGCGGGGCCGGTCTAG
- a CDS encoding CobW family GTP-binding protein — protein MSLPSPKPQQIPVVVLAGFLGSGKTTLLNHLLHRSGGSRIGAIVNDFGAIEIDAMAVAGALGDSTVSLGNGCLCCAVDASELDQYLERLAEPSLGIDVIVIEASGLAEPQELVRMVLASEHPGIVYGGLVEVVDAAEFDDTRSRHPEIDRHLALADLVVVNKLDRAADGERVLGLVGSLVDRAAVVPASYGRIDPEFLFDCRPSEERIGQLSFDDLHEHGADDHAGHLHSAYDSLSFVSEEPLDPRRLMEFLDSRPEGLYRIKGYVDFGPYDVRNRYAVHAVGRFLRFYPEPWPAGGERLTQLVLIGSGIDVPALDKALGACRSDAPHADEYGMWGVLRYVRNPEEDLAEPA, from the coding sequence GTGAGCCTGCCGAGCCCGAAACCGCAGCAGATCCCGGTCGTCGTCCTGGCCGGATTCCTCGGCTCGGGAAAGACCACACTGCTCAACCACCTCCTCCACCGCAGCGGCGGCAGCCGTATCGGCGCCATCGTCAACGACTTCGGGGCCATCGAGATCGACGCGATGGCCGTGGCGGGAGCACTCGGCGACTCGACGGTCTCGCTCGGCAACGGGTGTCTGTGCTGTGCCGTCGACGCGAGCGAGCTGGACCAGTACCTGGAACGGCTCGCGGAACCCTCCCTCGGCATCGACGTCATCGTCATCGAGGCCAGCGGGCTGGCCGAGCCGCAGGAACTCGTGCGGATGGTGCTCGCCAGCGAGCACCCGGGAATCGTGTACGGCGGTCTGGTCGAGGTCGTCGACGCCGCCGAGTTCGACGACACCCGGTCCAGGCATCCGGAGATCGACCGGCACCTCGCGCTGGCCGATCTCGTCGTGGTCAACAAGCTCGACCGGGCGGCCGACGGCGAACGCGTCCTCGGGCTGGTCGGCTCCCTCGTCGACCGCGCCGCCGTCGTCCCGGCCTCCTACGGCCGGATCGACCCCGAGTTCCTCTTCGACTGCCGGCCGAGCGAGGAACGCATCGGGCAGCTGTCCTTCGACGACCTGCACGAGCACGGCGCGGACGACCACGCCGGGCACCTGCACAGCGCCTACGACAGCCTGTCGTTCGTGTCGGAGGAGCCCCTCGACCCGCGCCGGCTGATGGAGTTCCTCGACAGCCGGCCCGAAGGGCTGTACCGGATCAAGGGCTACGTCGACTTCGGGCCGTACGACGTCCGCAACCGCTACGCCGTCCACGCCGTCGGGCGGTTCCTGCGCTTCTACCCGGAGCCCTGGCCGGCCGGCGGCGAACGCCTGACCCAGCTGGTCCTCATCGGCTCCGGCATCGACGTCCCCGCCCTCGACAAGGCACTCGGCGCGTGCAGGAGCGACGCCCCACACGCCGACGAGTACGGCATGTGGGGCGTCCTGAGGTACGTACGGAACCCGGAGGAGGACCTGGCCGAGCCTGCCTGA
- a CDS encoding citrate synthase: protein MSVNRSAAALIDAPRGLAGVVVTDTRIGDVRGVEGFYHYRQYSAVDLARTRAFEDVWHLLVHGELPDAGQSAAFAAETAALRRLPDEVRAALPAIAAAGGRSGPLAGMRTALSLLGAAKGFRPVYDIEAGRRRQDTIEATAAVPTLLTALHRLGKGLEPVEPREDLSYAANYLYMLTGSVPTEQHARAIEQYLISTIDHGFNASTFTARVIASTGADVAACLAGAVAALSGPLHGGAPSRALDTLDAIGSPDRIDSWVRQRVLAGERIMGFGHAIYRTEDPRSRMLREVAQGFGGPRVDFAVEVERHVEAILAELKPGRELHTNVEYYAGVVMELCGLPREMFTPTFAAARVVGWSANILEQAEDTKIIRPVARYVGPEAPAPVPA, encoded by the coding sequence ATGTCCGTCAACAGGTCCGCAGCCGCTCTCATCGATGCACCACGGGGACTCGCCGGTGTCGTCGTCACCGACACCCGGATCGGTGACGTCCGTGGCGTCGAGGGCTTCTACCACTACCGGCAGTACTCCGCCGTCGACCTCGCGCGGACCCGCGCCTTCGAGGACGTCTGGCACCTGCTCGTGCACGGCGAACTGCCGGACGCCGGGCAGAGCGCGGCCTTCGCCGCGGAGACCGCGGCGCTGCGGCGGCTGCCCGACGAGGTGCGAGCGGCCCTGCCGGCCATCGCGGCCGCCGGCGGGCGCTCCGGCCCGCTCGCCGGGATGCGCACGGCGCTGTCGCTGCTGGGCGCGGCCAAGGGCTTCCGGCCCGTGTACGACATCGAAGCCGGCCGGCGTCGGCAGGACACCATCGAGGCGACCGCGGCCGTACCCACGCTGCTCACCGCGCTGCACCGACTGGGGAAAGGGCTCGAGCCGGTGGAGCCGCGCGAGGACCTGTCGTACGCGGCCAACTACCTGTACATGCTGACCGGTTCGGTGCCGACCGAGCAGCACGCACGGGCGATCGAGCAATACCTGATTTCAACCATTGATCATGGATTCAACGCGTCAACATTCACGGCGCGGGTCATCGCGTCGACGGGTGCGGACGTGGCGGCGTGCCTCGCCGGTGCGGTGGCGGCGCTGTCGGGGCCGCTGCACGGGGGTGCGCCCAGTCGTGCGCTGGACACCCTGGACGCGATCGGCAGCCCGGACCGTATCGACTCCTGGGTCCGGCAGCGGGTGCTCGCCGGTGAGCGCATCATGGGCTTCGGGCACGCGATCTACCGCACGGAGGACCCGCGGTCGCGGATGCTGCGCGAGGTCGCCCAGGGGTTCGGCGGTCCGCGGGTGGACTTCGCCGTGGAGGTCGAACGGCACGTCGAGGCGATCCTGGCGGAGCTGAAGCCCGGCCGTGAGCTCCACACCAACGTCGAGTACTACGCGGGCGTGGTCATGGAACTCTGCGGCCTGCCCCGCGAGATGTTCACACCGACCTTCGCCGCCGCGCGTGTGGTGGGCTGGAGCGCCAACATCCTGGAACAGGCGGAGGACACGAAGATCATCAGGCCGGTGGCGCGTTATGTGGGACCGGAGGCGCCCGCACCCGTGCCTGCCTGA
- a CDS encoding citrate synthase produces the protein MRDQEFAPLDAERRLSTKEAAELLGVKPETVYAYVSRGQLSSRRVTGGRGSTFDAGEVEALARRNRRESAGSSPSGGELSVRTRITLIESDRYYYRGVDAVDLATRHTYEEVAEWLWTGRMRPGNTFTAPAAPVAVARRAVDALPEHATPTDLLRVATIAAATADPLRFDLSEDAVLGTARTLIPTLVSALPPAWRDRRDEGPLAHRLWTRLSPHKDPDEASLRALDAALALLVDHDLAASTLAVRVAASARAHAYAAVSAGLGVIEGPLHGAASGLAHRLLQDVLDQGDAAPVIADELRAGRRIPGLGHRLYPGEDPRARALFALLEQIPRAEPALLAARDIVETTARHAPLHANVDLALAVLTTSCGMPPTAGETIFAVARTAGWIAHALEEYGERPLRMRPSGLYTGPKPPQPLPE, from the coding sequence ATGCGCGATCAAGAATTCGCCCCCCTCGACGCGGAACGGCGGCTGAGCACCAAGGAGGCCGCCGAGCTGCTCGGCGTGAAGCCGGAGACCGTGTACGCGTACGTGAGCCGCGGTCAGCTCAGCAGCCGACGGGTGACCGGTGGCCGGGGCAGCACCTTCGACGCCGGGGAGGTCGAGGCGCTCGCCCGGCGCAACAGGCGGGAGAGCGCGGGGAGTTCACCCTCCGGGGGTGAGTTGTCCGTACGGACCCGCATCACGCTCATCGAGAGCGACCGCTACTACTACCGCGGTGTCGACGCGGTCGACCTGGCCACCCGGCACACCTACGAGGAGGTCGCCGAGTGGCTGTGGACCGGCCGGATGCGGCCGGGCAACACGTTCACCGCACCGGCCGCCCCGGTCGCCGTGGCCCGCCGCGCCGTCGACGCGCTGCCCGAACACGCCACGCCCACGGACTTGCTGCGCGTCGCGACGATCGCCGCCGCGACCGCCGACCCGCTGCGCTTCGACCTCTCCGAGGACGCCGTGCTCGGCACCGCGCGCACCCTCATTCCCACGCTGGTCTCCGCCCTGCCTCCGGCGTGGCGCGACCGCCGGGACGAGGGCCCCCTGGCCCACCGCCTGTGGACGCGGCTGTCACCGCACAAGGACCCCGACGAGGCGTCCCTGCGTGCCCTGGACGCCGCCCTCGCCCTCCTCGTCGACCACGACCTGGCCGCCTCCACGCTCGCGGTGCGCGTCGCCGCGTCGGCCCGTGCCCACGCCTACGCGGCGGTCTCCGCGGGACTCGGCGTGATCGAGGGCCCGCTGCACGGCGCGGCCAGCGGGCTCGCGCACCGGCTGCTCCAGGACGTGCTCGACCAGGGCGACGCGGCGCCGGTGATCGCGGACGAACTGCGCGCCGGCCGCCGTATCCCGGGGCTCGGCCACCGGCTCTACCCGGGCGAGGATCCACGCGCGCGTGCCCTGTTCGCCCTCCTGGAGCAGATCCCGCGCGCGGAACCCGCCCTCCTCGCGGCCCGGGACATCGTCGAGACCACCGCCCGCCACGCCCCGCTGCACGCCAACGTCGACCTGGCGCTCGCCGTGCTCACCACGTCCTGCGGCATGCCCCCGACCGCGGGCGAGACGATCTTCGCGGTGGCTCGCACGGCGGGCTGGATCGCCCACGCCCTGGAGGAGTACGGCGAGCGCCCGCTGCGCATGCGCCCGAGCGGTCTCTACACGGGTCCGAAGCCGCCACAGCCACTGCCGGAGTAG
- a CDS encoding sucrase ferredoxin produces the protein MSTCSSVSRDSDEPVSGTAATARTWLLLEQPGPWGAKALTSSHLDPALGRALEAAAKDTGVRIVLIRRPGRHADRRMPATRRVYAAHTVPGNVWLHGATTSDPGQLLGLDFAALGRGDHGTFDTVLGGRPHDGDPLALVCTNGKRDRCCALLGRPLAAELATSGVEGVWEVTHLGGHRFSPTVLVLPYGYAYGRAEAHTLKEVLHGAREGRIVVEGCRGSSAWERPGQAAELAVRARTGEYAAEALSVVRTAGAAPRWEVTVAHADGRRWRVEVAQGAALPPRPESCGAAVLGSPARMEVVAVHEVRVTAALAS, from the coding sequence GTGAGTACGTGCTCAAGCGTCTCCCGTGACTCCGACGAGCCCGTTTCGGGAACCGCGGCCACCGCGAGGACCTGGCTGTTGCTGGAACAGCCCGGTCCGTGGGGTGCCAAGGCGCTCACTTCGAGCCACCTGGACCCCGCGCTGGGCCGTGCCCTGGAGGCGGCCGCGAAGGACACGGGCGTGCGGATCGTGCTCATCCGCCGCCCCGGTCGCCACGCGGACCGCCGGATGCCCGCCACCCGCCGGGTGTACGCGGCCCACACCGTTCCGGGAAACGTGTGGCTGCACGGCGCCACGACCTCGGACCCCGGGCAGCTCCTGGGTCTCGACTTCGCCGCACTCGGCCGGGGCGACCACGGCACCTTCGACACGGTGCTCGGCGGACGGCCCCACGACGGCGATCCGCTCGCCCTGGTCTGCACCAACGGCAAGCGCGACCGCTGCTGCGCGCTCCTCGGCCGCCCTCTCGCGGCCGAACTCGCCACGTCCGGGGTCGAGGGCGTCTGGGAGGTCACCCATCTGGGTGGTCACCGCTTCTCCCCGACGGTGCTGGTGCTGCCGTACGGATACGCGTACGGCCGGGCCGAGGCGCACACCCTCAAGGAGGTCCTGCACGGCGCGCGGGAGGGCCGGATCGTCGTGGAGGGGTGCCGGGGCAGCTCCGCCTGGGAACGGCCCGGCCAGGCGGCCGAGCTCGCCGTGCGCGCCAGGACCGGCGAGTACGCCGCGGAGGCGCTGAGCGTCGTACGGACCGCCGGCGCCGCCCCGCGCTGGGAGGTGACCGTCGCCCACGCCGACGGGCGCCGCTGGCGGGTCGAGGTGGCCCAGGGCGCGGCCCTGCCGCCCCGGCCGGAGAGCTGCGGAGCAGCAGTCCTCGGTTCGCCCGCGCGGATGGAAGTGGTGGCGGTGCACGAGGTGAGGGTGACGGCGGCACTCGCCAGCTGA